From a region of the Halolamina sp. CBA1230 genome:
- a CDS encoding FAD-dependent monooxygenase: MSEPIDEATEADGEYEQYEAVVVGCGPGGAAAAAALADNGVETLVLERGVDAGAKNVSGGLIYAEESAPYTIDGLFPGFREAAAERPVTEYHLHNVAGSQVKSFDITDLHEHDTEWADAVLRRKMDSWLAERVHERTRETGGGLLTEVRVNGLLREEGEIVGVTCEELDPIRADLVVAADGVNSALARDAGLMDWEEPDEWFQGVKAVVDVPDGAIAERFDVEDGEGAAHLFSGDLFEGVRGGGFVYTNEGSLSIGSVFHLDSLAAEQAEPHELLDALLTHPFLGQWLEDDEYEEREYSAKLVPDSKKVALQSPHQGRLLLVGDAAGQMQAQGPIIKGMNHAVTAGGLAAEAYAQAKTRGDTDRAGELYEQKLQQEGVMKKLRPRRYEVASALGEPEPMANLADAVIDSAVGRFGVRLLGDRLERLYSSPALSMMVPDTQTPYVTLPTVIAEELGAPVEETNDVEPPSLADRIGDLTYDTDVGNPHIELLDDSAAASGTAVTACPVSAEGFGGGCYRREAVETDGEASEVVSLDTQPCIECGTCAIVADTEWEHPRGGKGVEFEEG, translated from the coding sequence ATGAGTGAACCTATCGACGAGGCGACCGAGGCGGACGGCGAGTACGAACAGTACGAGGCGGTGGTCGTCGGCTGCGGCCCGGGGGGTGCGGCCGCGGCGGCGGCGCTCGCGGACAACGGCGTCGAGACGCTGGTGCTCGAGCGCGGCGTCGACGCCGGCGCGAAGAACGTCTCCGGGGGGCTCATCTACGCCGAGGAGTCCGCACCCTACACGATCGACGGCCTGTTCCCGGGGTTCCGCGAGGCGGCCGCCGAGCGCCCGGTGACCGAGTACCACCTCCACAACGTCGCCGGCTCGCAGGTCAAGAGCTTCGACATCACCGACCTCCACGAGCACGACACGGAGTGGGCCGACGCCGTCCTGCGCCGGAAGATGGACTCGTGGCTGGCCGAACGGGTACACGAGCGCACCCGCGAGACGGGCGGCGGACTGCTCACCGAAGTGCGCGTGAACGGCCTGCTCCGGGAAGAGGGTGAGATCGTCGGCGTCACCTGCGAGGAGCTCGACCCCATCCGGGCGGACCTAGTGGTGGCGGCCGACGGCGTCAACTCGGCGCTCGCCCGCGACGCCGGGCTGATGGACTGGGAGGAGCCCGACGAGTGGTTCCAGGGCGTCAAGGCCGTCGTCGACGTGCCCGACGGCGCCATCGCGGAGCGGTTCGACGTGGAAGACGGCGAGGGCGCGGCCCACCTGTTCTCCGGCGACCTGTTCGAGGGAGTTCGCGGCGGCGGGTTCGTCTACACCAACGAGGGCTCGCTCTCGATCGGGTCGGTGTTCCACCTCGACTCGCTCGCGGCCGAGCAGGCCGAGCCCCACGAACTGCTCGACGCGCTGCTGACCCACCCGTTCCTGGGCCAGTGGCTCGAGGACGACGAGTACGAGGAGCGGGAGTACTCGGCGAAGCTCGTCCCGGACTCGAAGAAGGTGGCCCTGCAGTCGCCCCACCAGGGGCGGCTCCTCCTCGTCGGCGACGCGGCGGGCCAGATGCAGGCCCAGGGCCCCATCATCAAGGGGATGAACCACGCCGTCACAGCCGGCGGGCTCGCGGCGGAGGCGTACGCGCAGGCGAAAACCCGCGGCGACACGGACCGAGCCGGCGAGCTCTACGAGCAGAAACTCCAGCAGGAAGGAGTGATGAAGAAGCTCAGACCCCGGCGCTACGAGGTCGCCAGCGCGCTGGGCGAACCCGAACCGATGGCGAACCTGGCCGACGCGGTGATCGACTCGGCAGTGGGGCGGTTCGGCGTCCGCCTGCTGGGTGACCGACTGGAACGCCTCTACTCCTCGCCGGCGCTGTCGATGATGGTGCCCGACACGCAGACGCCCTACGTCACGCTGCCGACGGTCATCGCGGAGGAGCTCGGCGCGCCGGTCGAGGAGACGAACGACGTGGAGCCGCCGAGCCTGGCCGACCGCATCGGCGACCTGACCTACGACACCGACGTCGGCAACCCACACATCGAACTGCTGGACGACTCGGCGGCGGCCAGCGGCACCGCCGTCACGGCCTGTCCGGTCAGCGCGGAGGGGTTCGGCGGCGGCTGCTACCGCCGGGAGGCGGTCGAGACCGACGGCGAGGCGAGCGAGGTGGTGAGCCTCGACACCCAGCCCTGCATCGAGTGTGGCACCTGCGCGATCGTCGCGGACACCGAGTGGGAACACCCCCGCGGCGGCAAGGGCGTCGAGTTCGAGGAGGGGTAG